In the genome of Desulfatiglans sp., one region contains:
- a CDS encoding type II secretion system protein → MIACLNRFRISTILLSGQKRVNGQYGFTLLEIVVAIAIFAVIVSLIYPAYTGTYRNIEIAETQAEIYAMARTAMIRIVEDLESTYIPEPSGGGQGVTASEALIGEDDFIEGRESDRIRFFSRSHIDLEKSQDEAGDAKIAYYPILKEDKSIILYRSDTRANLEWPDENTGGWRICEGLHSVNFTYRGKDGNIYDAWDKSVAGPGTGLPPMVTVTLEFIDKDNPEKPLTFSTSVALPLSN, encoded by the coding sequence ATGATCGCCTGCTTAAATAGATTCAGGATATCAACTATTCTTTTATCAGGTCAAAAGAGGGTTAATGGCCAGTATGGCTTTACCCTGCTTGAGATAGTGGTGGCAATAGCCATATTTGCTGTTATAGTCTCTCTTATATATCCTGCCTATACAGGCACTTACAGAAATATAGAGATAGCAGAGACCCAGGCAGAGATATATGCGATGGCCAGGACAGCTATGATCAGGATTGTGGAAGACCTTGAATCAACCTATATACCTGAGCCATCAGGGGGTGGACAGGGTGTAACTGCCTCTGAGGCGCTGATTGGAGAGGATGACTTTATAGAGGGGAGGGAATCAGACCGAATCAGATTCTTTTCCAGGTCCCATATAGATCTGGAGAAATCACAGGATGAGGCAGGTGATGCGAAGATCGCCTACTACCCAATTTTAAAGGAGGATAAAAGCATTATACTCTACAGGTCAGACACCAGGGCAAACCTTGAATGGCCTGATGAAAATACCGGCGGGTGGCGCATATGCGAGGGGCTCCATTCAGTCAATTTCACATACAGGGGCAAAGATGGCAACATCTATGATGCATGGGATAAATCTGTCGCCGGCCCTGGGACAGGGCTCCCGCCAATGGTGACTGTTACGCTTGAATTTA
- a CDS encoding prepilin-type N-terminal cleavage/methylation domain-containing protein → MKILHQRIFNSRGFSLMEVMFALALIGIALTTLLASQSQGLSLANEAKFYTTASFLAQGKMAEIEIAETEGIMNDSGDFGDDYPDYTWEVEINSTSIELLEEYADRFKQIDLHVYFGENRVYQYDIRLYKLF, encoded by the coding sequence TTGAAGATATTGCATCAAAGGATATTTAACAGCAGGGGTTTTAGCCTTATGGAGGTCATGTTTGCCCTAGCCCTTATAGGCATTGCGCTTACAACCCTCCTTGCATCCCAGTCGCAGGGGCTGAGTCTTGCCAACGAGGCCAAGTTTTATACGACCGCTTCATTTCTGGCACAGGGGAAGATGGCTGAGATCGAGATAGCCGAGACAGAGGGCATCATGAACGACTCAGGGGATTTCGGGGATGATTACCCTGATTATACCTGGGAGGTAGAGATAAACAGCACATCCATTGAGCTGCTTGAAGAATATGCTGACCGTTTTAAACAGATAGACCTTCATGTCTATTTTGGAGAAAACAGGGTCTATCAATATGATATAAGGCTGTACAAGCTTTTTTAG